Proteins encoded in a region of the Streptomyces liliiviolaceus genome:
- a CDS encoding cytochrome P450 — protein sequence MSDTTGSTSSKTPPPGCPAHGSAVQLGGLEYQQTPSQLYRTMRREHGAVAPVFLDGDIPAWLVLGYPEVSYVTSHDELFARDSRRWNQWPNIPADWPLMPFVGYQPSVLFTEGPEHQRRAGVITQALEGVDQFELARECQSIAESLIASFGGSGQTELMSTYAHALPARAVLWMCGMPQGSADTEQLVDDLRISLDAGEGDDPVAAYMRVGERIMQLVKEKRDRPGPDVTSRMLQDAAGLSDEEIVQDLISVIAAAQQPTANWICNTLRLLLTDERFAVNVSGGRVSVGDALNEVLWLDTPTQNFIGRWAVRDTQLGGRLIREGDCLVLGLAAANTDPQIWPESHVGAENSSHLSFSNGEHRCPYPAPLLADVMARTAVETLLERLPDLVLGVDPSELTWRPSIWMRGLNSLPVQFTPAVH from the coding sequence GTGAGCGACACCACCGGCTCCACTTCGTCGAAGACCCCTCCACCGGGCTGCCCGGCGCACGGTTCCGCCGTGCAGCTGGGCGGTCTGGAGTACCAGCAGACGCCCTCGCAGCTGTACCGCACGATGCGCCGGGAGCACGGCGCGGTGGCTCCGGTCTTCCTCGACGGCGACATCCCGGCCTGGCTCGTCCTCGGTTATCCCGAGGTCAGCTATGTGACCAGCCATGACGAGCTGTTCGCGCGGGACTCCCGGCGCTGGAACCAGTGGCCGAACATTCCGGCGGACTGGCCCCTGATGCCGTTCGTCGGCTACCAGCCGTCGGTGCTGTTCACCGAGGGCCCGGAGCACCAGCGCCGGGCCGGTGTCATCACGCAGGCGCTGGAGGGGGTCGACCAGTTCGAACTGGCCCGCGAGTGCCAGTCGATCGCCGAGTCGCTGATCGCCTCGTTCGGCGGCAGCGGGCAGACCGAGCTGATGAGCACGTACGCGCACGCCCTGCCCGCCCGTGCCGTGCTGTGGATGTGCGGTATGCCGCAGGGCAGCGCGGACACCGAGCAGCTCGTCGACGATCTGCGGATCTCGCTCGACGCCGGTGAGGGCGACGACCCGGTGGCGGCGTACATGCGCGTCGGGGAGCGCATCATGCAGCTGGTGAAGGAGAAGCGGGACCGGCCGGGTCCCGATGTCACCTCCCGGATGCTGCAGGACGCGGCGGGGCTCAGCGACGAGGAGATCGTGCAGGACCTGATCTCCGTCATCGCCGCCGCCCAGCAGCCGACCGCCAACTGGATCTGCAACACCCTGCGTCTGCTGCTGACCGACGAGCGGTTCGCGGTGAACGTCTCCGGCGGCCGGGTCAGTGTCGGCGACGCGCTGAACGAGGTGCTGTGGCTGGACACGCCGACCCAGAACTTCATCGGCCGCTGGGCCGTGCGCGACACGCAGCTCGGCGGGCGCCTCATCCGTGAGGGCGACTGCCTCGTCCTCGGTCTCGCGGCGGCCAACACGGACCCGCAGATCTGGCCCGAGTCGCACGTCGGTGCGGAGAACTCCTCGCACCTGTCGTTCAGCAACGGCGAGCACCGCTGCCCGTATCCGGCGCCGCTCCTCGCGGACGTGATGGCCCGTACGGCGGTGGAGACGCTGCTGGAGCGGCTGCCCGACCTGGTGCTGGGGGTCGATCCCTCGGAGCTGACGTGGCGGCCGTCGATCTGGATGCGGGGGCTGAACTCCTTGCCGGTGCAGTTCACTCCGGCCGTGCATTAG
- a CDS encoding DUF742 domain-containing protein: MSRKPVDIGDPDRLYTVTGGRSEADDAFDLVTLIVSECEPTAGMQSEHVRILELCRHPTALVEVSAELKLPITVVRILLGDLHAMGKVSARHPRAADSVATLPETALLQEVLHGLRNL; the protein is encoded by the coding sequence GTGAGCCGCAAACCCGTGGACATCGGCGACCCGGACCGGCTCTACACGGTCACGGGCGGACGCAGCGAAGCCGATGACGCCTTCGACCTGGTCACGCTGATCGTCAGCGAGTGCGAGCCCACCGCCGGGATGCAGTCCGAGCACGTCCGGATCCTTGAGCTGTGCCGCCATCCCACGGCACTGGTCGAGGTCTCGGCCGAGCTCAAACTGCCCATCACCGTCGTGCGGATCCTCCTCGGCGACCTCCATGCCATGGGCAAGGTGAGCGCCCGTCACCCCCGCGCGGCCGATTCCGTCGCGACCCTCCCCGAAACCGCACTGCTGCAGGAGGTGCTCCATGGGCTCCGCAACCTCTGA
- a CDS encoding cytochrome P450, with product MSTAQQAPDILSPEFAADPYPAYAAMREKNPLIWHEATQSYIISRYDDVERVFKDKKSEFTTGNYDWQLEPVHGKTILQLSGREHAVRRALVAPAFRGSDLQEKFLPVIERNSLALIDAFRETGSADIVTDYATRFPVNVIADMLGLDKADHARFHGWYTAVIAFLGNLSGDAEVTAAGERTRREFAEYMIPIIRDRRDNLGDDLLSTLCAAEVDGVRMSDEDIKAFCSLLLAAGGETTDKAIASILANLLMNPEQLAAVYEDRSLIPAAFAETLRYTPPVHMIMRQSATDVEVSGGTIPQGATVTCLIGAANRDERRYGDPDRFDIFRDDLTTTSAFSAAADHLAFALGRHFCVGALLAKAEVEIGMNQLLDAMPDLRLAEGFDPVEQGVFTRGPQSLPVRFTPAGV from the coding sequence GTGTCCACTGCCCAGCAGGCGCCCGACATCCTCTCTCCCGAGTTCGCCGCGGATCCCTACCCCGCGTACGCGGCGATGCGAGAGAAAAATCCCCTGATCTGGCACGAGGCCACCCAGAGCTACATCATTTCCCGCTACGACGATGTCGAACGGGTTTTCAAGGACAAGAAGTCCGAGTTCACGACCGGCAACTACGACTGGCAGCTGGAGCCGGTCCACGGCAAGACGATCCTCCAGCTCAGCGGCCGTGAGCACGCGGTGCGGCGCGCACTCGTCGCCCCGGCGTTCCGCGGCAGCGACCTCCAGGAGAAGTTCCTGCCGGTCATCGAGCGCAACTCGCTCGCGCTCATAGACGCCTTCCGCGAGACCGGTTCGGCGGACATCGTCACCGACTACGCGACCCGGTTCCCGGTCAACGTCATCGCGGACATGCTGGGCCTGGACAAGGCCGACCACGCCCGCTTCCACGGCTGGTACACCGCCGTCATCGCCTTCCTCGGCAACCTCTCCGGTGACGCCGAGGTGACCGCCGCCGGTGAGCGCACCCGCCGGGAGTTCGCCGAATACATGATCCCGATCATCCGCGACCGGCGCGACAACCTGGGCGACGACCTGCTGTCGACGCTCTGTGCCGCCGAGGTCGACGGTGTCCGGATGAGCGACGAGGACATCAAGGCGTTCTGCAGCCTGCTGCTCGCCGCCGGCGGGGAGACCACGGACAAGGCGATCGCCAGCATTCTCGCCAACCTGCTGATGAATCCCGAGCAGTTGGCGGCCGTCTACGAGGACCGCAGCCTCATCCCCGCCGCCTTCGCGGAGACGCTGCGCTACACCCCTCCGGTCCACATGATCATGCGGCAGTCGGCCACCGACGTCGAGGTGTCCGGCGGCACCATCCCGCAGGGGGCCACGGTGACGTGCCTCATCGGAGCCGCCAACCGTGACGAGCGCCGCTACGGCGACCCCGACCGGTTCGACATATTCCGGGACGACCTCACCACGACCTCGGCGTTCTCGGCCGCGGCCGACCACCTCGCGTTCGCGCTGGGCCGGCACTTCTGCGTCGGCGCGCTGCTGGCCAAGGCGGAGGTCGAGATAGGGATGAACCAACTGCTCGACGCGATGCCGGACCTGCGCCTCGCCGAGGGCTTCGACCCCGTGGAACAGGGCGTCTTCACCCGGGGCCCCCAGTCACTGCCGGTCCGGTTCACCCCGGCCGGCGTCTGA
- a CDS encoding roadblock/LC7 domain-containing protein, translated as METTDNSLTWLLMNLLERTPGTRHALVLSRDGLKLCWTEHLTLDQADQLSAICSGIQALAQGASVEFGDGTGGVRHSMTEFHGGLLFIVEAGQGAHLALVAEESADPGVVGHQMTELVEQIGDHLRAEPRTPVTSRGASA; from the coding sequence ATGGAGACCACTGACAACAGCCTCACCTGGCTCTTGATGAACCTCTTGGAGCGCACGCCGGGCACCCGCCACGCACTCGTCCTGTCCCGGGACGGTCTGAAACTGTGCTGGACGGAGCACCTGACCCTCGACCAGGCCGACCAGCTGTCGGCGATCTGCTCCGGCATCCAGGCTCTCGCCCAGGGCGCGTCCGTGGAGTTCGGCGACGGAACCGGCGGCGTCCGGCACTCCATGACCGAGTTCCACGGGGGCCTGCTGTTCATCGTGGAGGCCGGCCAGGGCGCGCACCTCGCGCTCGTCGCCGAGGAGAGCGCCGACCCGGGCGTCGTCGGCCATCAGATGACCGAGCTGGTGGAGCAGATCGGCGACCATCTGCGGGCCGAACCCCGTACGCCCGTCACCAGCAGGGGTGCCTCGGCGTGA
- a CDS encoding ATP-binding protein produces the protein MPVPARPRQRRSAQKTGSTPVVFPAVLLVTAAGAGAAVGLAPESARPWVAGTAIAAWGCIAAVVALASARLRKAHRQTVSRTGELEMTKNNWSQHGAETDQLVNVTLPAVAEQLKNGVGADKVLAGLPTPSDPYLRRMLHVFTTEVAQSVLRTADAQSDLDVMRRELANGTQELERLTHDTLPAAVSLLREGSSADTVLAKLDWPSNPLLRSPAESFIRELAYSERRSAAAQAASAKALSRVQAKTVGMLADLRDMQDRHGGEIFGDLLRLDHSTSQLGLMTDRLALLMGGRSSRVWNKPIVMESILRGSVGRIAAYRRVRLHNSSKASIAGFAAEGVMHLLAELMDNAANFSPPIDEVHVYVEERSAGLVVTIEDSGLKMSGASMRRAEESVSGQVTDLASLQGTRLGLSVVGRLAAKHGISVNYRPSSRGGTGVVVLLPPQLVAQQREPVGPERPAAAAPAAPPAPAPVPAAEESFPVRTPQAAAPVDEAPPVDIPRRRGAATPGGLPVRAPGRTMAEAERGRAKNPPEAPKAEPDVNAPPRDAGSRFGAFHRGRHAGGAADGSPAAPGEDAGPETETGPEANG, from the coding sequence ATGCCAGTGCCTGCTCGCCCCCGTCAACGCCGATCTGCGCAGAAGACGGGTTCCACTCCGGTCGTGTTCCCCGCGGTCCTGCTCGTCACGGCCGCAGGTGCCGGAGCGGCCGTCGGCCTCGCCCCCGAGAGCGCCCGCCCCTGGGTGGCGGGCACGGCGATCGCCGCCTGGGGCTGCATAGCGGCCGTCGTCGCCCTCGCCTCCGCCCGGTTGCGCAAGGCCCACCGCCAGACGGTGTCGCGCACCGGCGAACTGGAGATGACCAAGAACAACTGGAGCCAGCACGGCGCCGAGACGGACCAGTTGGTCAACGTGACCCTGCCGGCGGTGGCCGAACAGCTGAAGAACGGCGTAGGCGCCGACAAGGTGCTGGCAGGTCTGCCCACCCCCTCCGACCCGTATCTGCGCCGGATGCTGCATGTCTTCACCACCGAGGTCGCCCAGTCCGTGCTGCGGACCGCCGACGCGCAGTCGGACCTCGACGTGATGCGGCGCGAACTGGCCAACGGGACGCAGGAGCTTGAGCGGCTGACCCACGACACCCTGCCCGCCGCGGTGTCCCTGCTGCGCGAGGGCAGTTCGGCCGACACCGTGCTCGCCAAGCTCGACTGGCCGAGCAATCCGCTGCTGCGCTCGCCCGCGGAATCGTTCATCCGTGAACTGGCGTACAGCGAGCGCCGGTCCGCCGCCGCCCAGGCCGCCTCCGCGAAGGCCCTCAGCCGGGTCCAGGCCAAGACCGTCGGCATGCTCGCCGACCTCCGCGACATGCAGGACCGCCACGGCGGGGAGATCTTCGGCGATCTGCTGCGGCTGGACCACAGCACCTCCCAGCTGGGCCTCATGACCGACCGGCTCGCCCTGCTGATGGGCGGTCGCTCCAGCCGCGTGTGGAACAAGCCGATCGTCATGGAGAGCATCCTGCGCGGCTCCGTCGGCCGGATCGCCGCGTACCGGCGGGTGCGGCTGCACAACTCCAGCAAGGCCTCCATCGCGGGCTTCGCCGCCGAGGGCGTGATGCACCTGCTGGCCGAACTCATGGACAACGCCGCCAACTTCTCGCCGCCGATCGACGAGGTCCACGTGTACGTGGAGGAGCGCAGCGCCGGTCTCGTCGTCACCATCGAGGACAGCGGCCTGAAGATGTCCGGCGCCTCCATGCGCCGGGCCGAGGAGTCGGTGTCGGGCCAGGTCACCGACCTCGCCTCGCTCCAGGGCACCCGCCTGGGCCTGAGCGTGGTGGGACGGCTCGCCGCCAAGCACGGCATCAGCGTCAACTACCGCCCCTCCTCGCGCGGCGGCACCGGTGTCGTCGTCCTGCTGCCGCCCCAACTGGTGGCCCAGCAGCGCGAACCGGTCGGTCCCGAGCGTCCGGCCGCTGCCGCACCGGCCGCACCCCCGGCCCCCGCGCCGGTCCCCGCGGCCGAGGAATCGTTTCCGGTACGCACTCCGCAGGCGGCCGCGCCCGTGGACGAGGCGCCCCCGGTCGACATCCCCCGCCGGCGCGGCGCGGCCACTCCGGGCGGACTGCCCGTCCGGGCTCCCGGCCGCACCATGGCCGAGGCGGAACGCGGACGGGCGAAGAACCCTCCCGAGGCGCCCAAGGCGGAGCCCGACGTGAACGCTCCGCCGCGCGACGCCGGAAGCCGGTTCGGCGCCTTCCACCGCGGCCGGCACGCCGGAGGGGCCGCCGACGGCTCCCCCGCCGCGCCCGGCGAGGACGCCGGACCCGAGACCGAGACCGGGCCCGAGGCGAACGGCTAG
- a CDS encoding LysR family transcriptional regulator, with translation MELRHLQHFVAVAEDQHFTRAAERLMVSQSGLSASIRALERELRAPLFVRTTRRVTLTEAGRALLTEAERILAQVRAAHDAVAAVQGVLRGTLSLGTEQCIAGVHVAPLLAEFRRRHPDVEIRLRQAGSGALAEDVAAGRLDLAFAVTTRADTEQLRSLPLTREPMTVVCHPSHPLAGGGPVTPHELGGEAFVDFHPDWGPRRTTDAAFAAARVQRTVTLEVNDVHSLLDLVEEGLGIAVVPRHFAHKRPALPALPLKADTETPYETVAMLPPPEATSPAARAFMSLLDTEVLAVETVGSSARISG, from the coding sequence ATGGAATTGCGCCACCTTCAGCATTTCGTCGCGGTCGCCGAGGACCAGCACTTCACCCGGGCGGCCGAACGCCTCATGGTGTCGCAGTCCGGCCTGTCCGCCTCCATCCGGGCCCTGGAGCGCGAGCTGCGCGCGCCGCTGTTCGTCCGTACCACCCGCCGGGTCACGCTCACCGAGGCCGGGCGGGCGCTGCTGACCGAGGCGGAGCGGATCCTGGCGCAGGTCCGCGCGGCCCACGACGCGGTGGCCGCCGTACAGGGGGTACTGCGCGGCACGCTGTCGCTGGGCACCGAGCAGTGCATCGCTGGCGTGCACGTGGCTCCCCTGCTGGCCGAGTTCCGCAGACGCCATCCGGACGTGGAGATCCGGCTGCGACAGGCCGGCTCGGGCGCGCTCGCGGAGGACGTCGCCGCGGGCCGGCTGGACCTGGCGTTCGCGGTGACGACCCGCGCCGACACGGAGCAGCTGCGCAGTCTGCCGCTGACCCGAGAGCCGATGACCGTCGTCTGCCATCCCTCGCACCCGCTGGCGGGCGGCGGCCCCGTCACCCCGCACGAGCTGGGCGGCGAGGCCTTCGTCGACTTCCACCCCGACTGGGGGCCGCGCCGCACCACCGACGCGGCCTTCGCGGCGGCGCGGGTGCAGCGCACGGTCACCCTGGAGGTGAACGACGTGCACAGCCTGCTCGACCTCGTCGAGGAGGGCCTCGGCATCGCCGTCGTACCGCGTCACTTCGCCCACAAGCGGCCGGCCCTCCCGGCCCTCCCGCTCAAGGCCGACACCGAGACGCCGTACGAGACGGTCGCGATGCTGCCGCCGCCGGAGGCGACCAGCCCGGCGGCGAGGGCGTTCATGTCCCTGCTCGACACGGAGGTTCTGGCGGTCGAAACGGTCGGCTCATCGGCCAGGATCAGCGGTTAG
- a CDS encoding FHA domain-containing protein, translating into MGERSAVPELVLETETGSTVMTPDHAYHVGRDPLSDIVIEDARVSWHHAVLRPGTDHWTLEDENSTNGTYADGRRVHEWDVGAGSVLRFGAPADGPCAVLADRAPPAPERPSAVSVPAATGTFRRPTSVRPLPSRTVRIGRGGDNDLVVDDLGVSRSHAELRALPDGTYEIVDLGSHNGTFLNGQPVTRARIDAGDIVGIGHSAFSLVGDQLQEYVDTGEVSLDVQDLVVAVDRGRKTLLDRVSFPVGEKCLLAVVGPSGAGKSTLLNALTGQRPADRGTVLYDGRDLYRDYAELRRRIGLVPQEDILHAQLTVRRALAYAAELRFPQDTAKAEREARVDEVIRELGLGQRAGQPIHSLSGGQRKRVSVALELLTKPSLLFLDEPTSGLDPGMDRSVMHMLRGLADDGRTVVVVTHSVLSLDVCDRLLVLAPGGKVAYYGPPDETLAFFGYEQWPEAFEAFERDRERDWAGDYRVSAQYRRYIVDSTAQPRLPQAAPASGGVARPPKAQSWGSQLGTLVRRYAAALGADRTFLAIMIALPFVMGAMARALAGSRLTQETAMNALLILCVGGVLTGAANAVRELVKERVIYQRERAVGLSRSAYLMSKVVVLGTVTVLQAVVLTLVALLGVDLNAPGGEGVLLPPLAEITVAVALLAFTAMMLGLLVSALVRKEEVTMPLLVLLAIVQVVFCGALLRLDGVPGIEQLSWLVPSRWALGAMAGTVGLARLVPGDLTADPLFRHSAGVWLLNMGMLVVLSAVFGLLVARLLRRHEPAVMRK; encoded by the coding sequence ATGGGAGAGCGGTCGGCGGTGCCCGAACTCGTCCTCGAAACGGAGACGGGCTCCACGGTGATGACCCCGGACCACGCGTACCACGTCGGCCGGGACCCGCTCAGCGACATCGTCATCGAGGACGCCCGGGTCTCCTGGCACCACGCGGTCCTGCGGCCGGGCACCGACCACTGGACGCTGGAGGACGAGAACAGCACGAACGGCACGTACGCCGACGGCCGCCGCGTCCACGAGTGGGACGTCGGAGCCGGCAGCGTCCTGCGCTTCGGCGCCCCCGCCGACGGCCCGTGCGCGGTGCTCGCCGACCGTGCCCCGCCCGCCCCCGAACGGCCCTCGGCCGTCTCCGTGCCCGCCGCGACCGGCACCTTCCGCCGGCCCACCAGCGTGCGGCCGCTGCCCTCCCGCACCGTCCGGATCGGCCGCGGCGGCGACAACGACCTCGTCGTCGACGACCTCGGCGTCTCCCGGAGCCACGCGGAACTGCGGGCGCTGCCGGACGGGACGTACGAGATCGTCGACCTGGGCAGCCACAACGGCACGTTCCTCAACGGGCAGCCCGTCACCCGCGCCCGTATCGACGCGGGCGACATCGTCGGCATCGGCCACTCGGCGTTCTCCCTGGTCGGCGACCAGCTCCAGGAGTACGTCGACACCGGCGAGGTCTCGCTCGACGTGCAGGACCTCGTCGTCGCCGTGGACCGGGGCCGCAAAACGCTCCTCGACCGGGTCTCCTTCCCCGTCGGCGAGAAGTGCCTGCTGGCCGTCGTCGGACCCAGCGGCGCGGGCAAGTCCACGCTCCTCAACGCCCTGACCGGGCAGCGCCCCGCCGACCGGGGCACGGTCCTCTACGACGGCCGCGACCTCTACCGGGACTACGCCGAGCTGCGGCGGCGCATCGGACTCGTACCGCAGGAGGATATCCTGCACGCCCAGCTCACCGTGCGGCGCGCCCTCGCCTACGCCGCCGAGCTGCGCTTCCCCCAGGACACCGCGAAGGCGGAGCGCGAGGCCCGCGTCGACGAGGTGATCCGCGAACTCGGTCTCGGACAACGTGCCGGGCAGCCCATCCACAGCCTCTCCGGCGGCCAGCGCAAACGCGTCAGCGTGGCCCTGGAACTGCTCACCAAGCCGTCCCTGCTCTTCCTAGACGAGCCGACCTCCGGCCTCGACCCCGGTATGGACCGCTCCGTGATGCACATGCTGCGCGGGCTGGCCGACGACGGGCGGACGGTCGTGGTCGTCACCCACAGCGTCCTCAGCCTCGACGTCTGCGACCGGCTGCTCGTCCTCGCGCCCGGCGGCAAGGTCGCCTACTACGGGCCGCCCGACGAGACGCTCGCCTTTTTCGGCTACGAACAGTGGCCGGAGGCGTTCGAGGCGTTCGAGCGGGACCGGGAGAGGGACTGGGCCGGGGACTATCGCGTGTCGGCCCAGTACCGCCGGTACATCGTCGACTCCACCGCCCAGCCACGCCTGCCGCAGGCCGCACCCGCCTCCGGCGGGGTCGCGCGGCCGCCCAAGGCGCAGAGCTGGGGTTCGCAGCTGGGCACCCTCGTGCGCCGGTACGCCGCCGCGCTCGGCGCCGACCGTACCTTCCTCGCCATCATGATCGCCCTGCCCTTCGTCATGGGAGCGATGGCGCGGGCCCTCGCGGGCAGCAGGCTCACGCAGGAGACGGCGATGAACGCGCTGCTCATCCTCTGCGTCGGCGGAGTGCTGACGGGCGCGGCCAACGCCGTGCGCGAACTGGTCAAGGAACGGGTGATCTACCAGCGGGAACGGGCCGTCGGCCTGTCCAGATCGGCGTACCTGATGTCCAAGGTCGTCGTCCTCGGCACGGTCACCGTGCTCCAGGCCGTCGTCCTGACCCTGGTGGCCCTGCTCGGCGTCGACCTGAACGCGCCCGGCGGCGAGGGCGTCCTCCTGCCGCCCCTCGCCGAGATCACGGTCGCCGTGGCCCTGCTCGCCTTCACCGCGATGATGCTCGGGCTCCTCGTCTCCGCGCTGGTACGCAAGGAGGAGGTCACGATGCCGCTGCTCGTGCTCCTCGCCATCGTGCAGGTCGTGTTCTGCGGCGCGCTGCTCAGACTCGACGGCGTCCCCGGCATCGAACAGCTCTCGTGGCTGGTGCCCTCGCGCTGGGCGCTCGGCGCCATGGCGGGCACCGTCGGACTGGCCCGGCTCGTCCCGGGCGACCTGACCGCCGACCCGCTGTTCCGGCACTCGGCCGGGGTGTGGCTGCTCAACATGGGCATGCTCGTCGTCCTCTCGGCCGTCTTCGGCCTCCTCGTGGCCCGGCTGCTCAGACGGCACGAACCCGCGGTCATGCGGAAGTAG
- a CDS encoding nuclear transport factor 2 family protein: MSANENRYETAVARYFEAWNADGAEALAKAVAAAWTADGGYTDPLADVRGHDAIAAVIAAAHEQFPGFVFRPAGPVDGHHDIVRFTWELVNPTDGSAPVAGSDVITLTEDARIHTVSGFLDRLPAPE, from the coding sequence GTGTCCGCGAACGAGAACCGTTACGAGACCGCCGTCGCCCGTTACTTCGAGGCGTGGAACGCGGACGGGGCCGAGGCCCTGGCGAAGGCGGTGGCCGCCGCCTGGACCGCGGACGGCGGGTACACCGACCCGCTCGCCGATGTGCGCGGGCACGACGCGATCGCTGCGGTGATCGCCGCGGCCCACGAGCAGTTCCCCGGTTTCGTGTTCCGCCCGGCCGGTCCGGTGGACGGCCACCACGACATCGTCCGTTTCACCTGGGAACTGGTGAACCCCACGGACGGCTCGGCCCCGGTGGCCGGCTCCGACGTCATCACCCTGACCGAGGACGCCCGAATCCACACGGTATCCGGCTTCCTGGACCGGCTCCCGGCACCGGAATAA
- a CDS encoding GTP-binding protein: MGSATSELPAQRTPLADAAETGLKIVVVGGFGAGKTTLVRSVSEIRPLNTEEVMTQAGQGVDETAGVERKTTTTVAFDFGRISLNQRMVLYLFGAPGQERFWFLWDRLFSGTLGAIVLVDTRRMEDSWYAIDRLEHHKTPFVVAVNRFDDDEQRFSLDEIRQALALGDHVPMVDCDARVRSSGKEVLITLVDHLYALALSQEGTS, from the coding sequence ATGGGCTCCGCAACCTCTGAGCTGCCCGCCCAGCGCACGCCGCTGGCCGATGCCGCCGAGACCGGACTGAAGATAGTCGTCGTGGGCGGTTTCGGCGCCGGCAAGACCACCCTGGTCCGCTCGGTCAGCGAGATCCGGCCGCTGAACACCGAAGAGGTGATGACGCAGGCGGGGCAGGGCGTCGACGAGACGGCGGGTGTGGAGCGCAAGACCACGACCACCGTCGCCTTCGACTTCGGGCGCATCAGCCTCAACCAGCGGATGGTGCTCTACCTGTTCGGCGCACCGGGCCAGGAGCGTTTCTGGTTCCTGTGGGACCGGCTGTTCTCCGGCACCCTGGGCGCGATCGTCCTCGTCGACACCCGGCGCATGGAGGACTCCTGGTACGCGATAGACAGGCTCGAACACCACAAGACGCCGTTCGTGGTGGCCGTCAACCGCTTCGACGACGACGAACAGCGGTTCTCGCTCGACGAGATCCGGCAGGCGCTCGCGCTGGGCGACCATGTGCCCATGGTCGACTGCGACGCGCGGGTCAGGTCGTCGGGCAAGGAAGTCCTGATCACTCTCGTGGACCATCTCTACGCACTGGCCCTGTCCCAGGAAGGGACGTCGTGA
- the mgrA gene encoding L-glyceraldehyde 3-phosphate reductase, giving the protein MYTAHTDRYADMPYRRTGRSGLKLPALSLGLWHNFGPDRPVDTQRAILRRAFDLGVTHFDLANNYGPPPGAAESALGEALKADFGPYRDELVISSKAGYLMWPGPYGEWGSRKYLLSSLDQSLNRMGLDYVDIFYSHRPDPETPLEETMGALHSAVQQGKALYVGVSNYSPEQTREAARILGELGTPLLIHQPRYSILDRRPEEEGLLDALDELRIGSIAYSPLEQGLLTGRYLDGIPEGSRAASDSPFLSADKLTEELVADLRALNDIAKSRGQSLAQMALAWVLRGGRVTSALIGASSPQQLEDSVAATGNLEFSQDELDRIDSLVQR; this is encoded by the coding sequence TTGTACACCGCACACACCGACCGCTACGCGGACATGCCCTACCGGCGCACCGGACGCAGCGGCCTGAAGCTGCCCGCCCTCTCCCTGGGCCTGTGGCACAACTTCGGCCCCGACCGGCCGGTGGACACCCAGCGCGCGATCCTGCGGCGAGCGTTCGACCTGGGTGTCACCCACTTCGACCTCGCCAACAACTACGGGCCCCCGCCCGGCGCCGCCGAGTCGGCCCTCGGCGAGGCGCTGAAGGCGGACTTCGGGCCGTACCGTGACGAGCTGGTCATCTCCTCCAAGGCCGGCTACCTGATGTGGCCGGGTCCGTACGGGGAGTGGGGCTCGCGCAAGTACCTGCTGTCCTCGCTCGACCAGAGCCTGAACCGCATGGGCCTCGACTACGTCGACATCTTCTACTCGCACCGCCCCGACCCCGAGACGCCCCTTGAGGAGACGATGGGCGCCCTGCACTCGGCCGTCCAGCAGGGCAAGGCGCTGTACGTCGGTGTCTCCAACTACTCTCCGGAGCAGACCCGCGAGGCCGCCCGCATCCTGGGCGAGCTGGGCACCCCGCTCCTCATCCACCAGCCGCGCTACTCGATCCTCGACCGGCGCCCCGAGGAGGAAGGGCTCCTGGACGCGCTCGACGAGCTGCGGATCGGGTCCATCGCCTACTCGCCGCTGGAGCAGGGGCTGCTCACGGGCCGCTACCTGGACGGGATCCCGGAGGGGTCGCGGGCCGCGAGCGACAGCCCCTTCCTGAGCGCGGACAAGCTGACCGAGGAGCTGGTCGCCGATCTGCGCGCGCTGAACGACATCGCGAAGTCCCGCGGGCAGTCGCTCGCGCAGATGGCGCTGGCGTGGGTGCTGCGGGGTGGGCGGGTCACTTCCGCGCTGATCGGTGCGAGCAGTCCGCAGCAGCTGGAGGACAGTGTGGCCGCCACGGGGAATCTGGAGTTCTCGCAGGACGAGCTTGATCGGATCGACTCGCTCGTTCAGCGGTAA